TGAGATTGAAATAgccacttgcaagtgaataaatCATCATGATCAGCGATGGttcttagcttattttgacaagaATTATTGAATCAAATTAACCTGACTGCTAAaagcatattattattttccttATTGACTTTCATTCAGGATTGAACCAaataaaatcatactttatttctttaatttctcgatcaaaagtcaaaatgtagCTAATAAATAAAAGGGGGGTTGTAAACTTTAGTCTTTACCTGAAATTAAAAACTTGTACTTATACGGGGGTAAACGATTTTAAAGACAGGTTGTCTCCTTTGAATCTTAAActtaacttttatttaaattagaaatGAAGAATAGTTACCTGTAATCAACAAGAATACTTTTCAGTAAGCGACTTCAAAACACAGGAGGTTGAAATCCTATCAATGAGGGTCTATAAATATGTCAACTCGACTATCACAGTAGAGCTTCTCTCGTAGAGAGAAGCGAATTGAGAGAAGCTCTACTGTGATAGTCGAGTTGACATATTTATAGACCCTCATTGATAGGATTTCAACCTCCTGTGTtcaaaatgtcaacaatgaacaaatccACTTCCGGATAATTAAACAAGGGAGATAAACCATTACAAAATTCCAAACATGTCCTAACCAGTGTCAGagattttgttttcatgtaAAACTGTGGTATTTGTATCTACAGGGAACGACGATAGTGAATTTCGGTaatgtataatatttatttgcaaATAATGATTCAAAAACAGCGAAAGTGATCAATGCAAATCAGCACAAATTCAATATgaatttcttatttaaaaaaaagggggggatatatatgtatacatgttcaTTCAAACACGCTGCAGCTCCCAAATTGTTTGAGATCAAATATGCCAAATGGGATCtttgttttgacaaaaattgataGCACACAAAAAGTTGTGCTATCTATTTCGTGGAgagaagaatatttttattatttaaatagtcACTTTATCATGTTGTCATATAATgttttagtccaaataattatgacgtcttgaaaggctaaaGGCTATAGctatagcctttcaagacgtcataattatttggactaataatgtgtatgtaatatttttttattctgtggatttttgtataataaaatccCAAATAAACTCATACTACAACAACCTGTTGATGGATAAGTTGAGATCTATTGATGATAatagtaaattatttttttataaaggacttGATCCAATCTACAGATCTATTGATCAAACCTTACCTCTCTAACTCAAactacaaaacttagaattatTGACCATTCATTACTAATTGAAAAAGGaaggcattttaaaattcctCAGGAAGAGATTTTTGCATTAATGCAAAGTACTAGGTGATGAGAAACATTTCTTAATAAATCGTTCTCACAATTCAAATATATtagattaacatattttaattgcattaacAGAGAAAATAATCCATTTGCTAATCTCACTGACAAtgacaaagttatatatatcaacaccaacacaagtgaataaactaggattcttttttacaaaaatgtcaatGGAATTGAGAACAGGGGACCCTTTAACATTTACCTGAGCTTGTTGAGTTACTTAgttgttgtctttatttgtttttgttatatgtcaaaactgtaaagtttatatggaaataaaactttgacttttgaattgaattgaattataatGATGGTTTAGCTGTTTAGGGATCTCCTGTAGTTGGTGAACACAACACTGGTATAaaaattttgtacatttgtaccagtattgaaaaaacaatgaaaaaaacagcaatactggtacatttttaatatacatttgtaccagTATTGTAGTTGTCTTGTTGACTCTACTTTCAGGTGTATAATGGAAACAGGAGATCCCTGTTTAGTTTAGAcataactttaattttttttctttaaaagttcTTCCATTAATGCATGGTGTTGTATACATTGCTCAATAAAATCAGTAGTCTTTGCTCCATGTCATTATTAtacacatgtacaatgtacatgtatgctgaGGCTACACTGTTTCTGGGTCTGTTTGCCCCAAAACACCTTCATGCCTATTCATGTTCACCCCCTTTCACCTTCCCACCCTACAGGTTTGCACATTTACTGGTTTTGTGTCTAATAATTTGGTAATCAAGTTTTGGTCAATGTATTgctataaatatttcttttttcattgttaCAAAGTAAAGAGAGATTCTGACATTtcttttgtgttgaataaatcttaatcatgttttggttagtgaaTTGCTATGGAAAAAAAATCGTTGTTTCTGGATAAAGTGAGATATgacacgttttttttttgtgttgaataaatctaaatcatgttttgtttggtgtattgctatatttaaaaaaatattttctaaataaagtgagattctgacATAATTCTGTTTTGGAtgtcttttcttttgtttagtttaaacatatttatttatagtggattgggaaacaagttttgcaacttatattaatcccctTTCACtctgcgggtgcgagtgcttcCTTGTAGCAGCATTAGCCTACACTTTTTAGAAATCTACAatggtgtctttaacgtgcaagagatatggctctctcttaacatggGTCAGCCATTTACATATGTATTGTCCCCTTCCGACTGACTATCATcatttccttaagaccatactcgcaaatggtgtcaagggagagccgaaaattgagttcctgaaattttcatccccaATGGGAATCAAACCAGGAaactttgtgttagtagtctgaTGCACTagccactacaccacggctctcatcttttcttatgtatttttcatttaaaaattcttcaatATTTTACTCATACATGTACCTAGCTAAAATCATGCAGTAGCTGtgtataaatacaaattaacagtaatcatacatatttaaatgaacatttaattaatcatcaaattgataaaaaaataataataaaaaatcataccaTAATTCCTCTATTTTTATtcaggaaaatatatttttttttatacatataattttttttattaattcatctggaattcaaattaaaaaaaagaagggggGAAACGTGTGAGGTGCAaacatgtagggtgtgaaagGACCTGATACTCAACTGCACTCTACAGTGTTATAGTACTTCTTATTCAATTTAtagattttaattgtttaaatcaaattatatttaaaccaaaaatatatgatacatgtacaatgtactttATTCttcaatgtaatatttttttctgggtaTTTTCCCAAGCAATCAGCAATGACATTATGTTGGAATGTAATTATTTTGAACACAATAAATAAGACTTAACACAATGCATGTGTATAAAACTTTCAAAGGGTGAGATATGATACAAGtagaataaattatttgaaaaaaaactacccagaaaacatacatttcatattttgattttatcaaatgaacatTTTGATCATTACTTAATGTTTGTTGCAATGTTTCATTTTGGATTATTTGCAATGTATTTGTTAATTTGTATGAGgtaataaatatgaaatgtcagttttagactaagacaaaacattaaagttttaattatacTTTTATAGAAAATGCCTCTTAACTTGTTTGGTAACAAGTTTTCTCCAAAGAAGACTCCTCCAAGGAGAGCACAGTCTTTATCTAACATCAACTTAGATGCAGACCAGGCCAGAGAAGAGTTTGGACCAAATATTGGACCTGTGAAATTAAGACTAGGGGGCAATGAggttaattttgaaaatggaaTGTGGATTCAAGGTAATTTGTTATTAAGTCAGCAGTGGAAAATGTACACTGCTGTATACAAATAAGGTGTATTGAATGGTACACCAGAGATTAAAGGATGAGTATGTAAACAACTACATGTCACTGTATGatcttaaacaatgagcaaatacCATACAATATTAGAAGCAGTTTAAAAGTTAGATCTAACTACTTGATTTATgctaaatgaaaaagataaatgtGAAAAGAATCACCAAAAATTACTAATCGCCAAAAATTACTAGATTACAAGCTTGGTACAGTCACATAAAAATGTGGcatggttaaacatatttgtaagCACTAAAGAGGGGCGTCAAAAGGGGGGGGTATCTTCAAAgaagaatgtgaaataaaattgctatttcacaatgaATGAATCTTTTTTACGGCTGCACATgaattaaaaattgcaaaacacGTTGCACGAAAATTACGCTTTACCACCCTCACTATTTTCACGGCTgcacatgaaataaaaatggcaaaacacgTTGCACGAAAATTACGCTTTACCACCCTCACTATTTTCACGGCTgcacatgaaataaaaatggcaaaacacgTTGCACGAAAATTACGCTTTACCACCCTCACTATTTTCACGGCTgcacatgaaataaaaatggcaaaacatgTTGCAAGAAAATAACGCTTTACCACCCTCACTAAAGTATCCCCATATCTTGGATAATGGTGTAACAGgtcgagaactctagattttctgacgtcagaatatatttgcatagtaatttccaaaacacaaggccaatacggccttgaaaaactgaccaatcgactcaatgaactacaatgcattgtgTGCTACAACGAGTAAACTACTACTTAAAACACGTGGAATTAGTGGGAAAACCGTCAACTAATATATTGTCTGGGACTCTCATTACCAATgtttttattctgcaaatatatttactgtaaaatatataacttaatcttcaatttgcatgctcagataaaaaaatattgtatactgGCTTCACGATTCGACTATCTTTTTCGCCTTGCAAAAGTAGTTGAACCGGTTTTGTGCATTGTTATGAATTAAACCAGCATTAATTTCACGACATGAAACAGTGAAATATCCAATGAAGTGACCACTGTCCAGTAAGAAAATCATATGAGCTCTTTTAAACCGGTATAATGTCATTCCAAAATAATTTCTGCCtagaaaaacatgaaaactttcattgaaacacttCTTTCTTTACTGAATGTGTAAAAATTTTATCTGGACCTGAACAAAAAGTAAGAACAGGACCTGAACAAAAAGTaagaacatcataatattcagtatgctaaaaataagtgttatgaaAGTGGCAGGGGCGagtccagccatttaaaaagggGGTCCTAACCCTGGACAAAAGGGGAGAGGCTTCGTGCTACAAGTTCCCATCCAAATGCACTGATCGTTTAAAAAAAGGGGATCAATCCCCCCGGAACCCCGCCCTCATGGAGCGGGTACAGTATACATATCATCCATCGATAATCTCCGTTTGTTgctaattttatcacaaaatatacctCAGAGATTTTTTATCGTTCGGCTACTGTCCTGTtgacatatgtaaaatatctccaatattaaaagtccctggatcatagtgggtgccatattacctatgattttttttctaaaacttgctttgtatatagaaataagaaggtgaggtatgagtgccaaatgagacattttttcaacaaaGACATAATTCAGTAAAGTAAGCAGTCATAGGTTCAATGCCAAAAAGTAAGCTTTAAATGACCCCAAAATGTcttgtgtaaaacaataaaaataaaaaccccggcccaattaaatatataaaagtagaaGAAAtctatccaataaaaaaaatttattgtataggagcctgtatttcagtggttgccgtttgtttatgagttacatatttatttttcgttcattttgttttaatataattaaggccgtgagttttctcgtttgaaatgttttacattgtcgtattggggccttttatagctgactatgcggtatatgctttgctcattgttgaaggccgtacggtgatctataaatgttaatttctgtgtcattttggtctcttgtggacagctgtctcattggcattcataccacatcttctttttttattatagatccaacgctgcaattttcacaaaacataccAAATTTTCCATCTTGTTgcacatacatacatgtttGGATAACATcattacagcttatttcctaatgcatgtagagcaaaactttggttagcttgcttgctttgtttgtatattgtacaaaatataaaatatacaagttaaactatgcctacatataaattgtttaaagatgtcaatcttatttttcaaagcttttataaacaactatacaaacaaagcaagcaagccaaccaaagttttactttgcaggtataagaaatcagctgtaatgatTTATTCAGTTTGGCAAAAGTCAGAGCctgttaaaaaacaaacaaactgaaACTACATTGCTGACTTCACTACCTTCAAAACAAAGGGAACAGTTTGGAAGTCTGAAATGTGACAGAAATAATCCTTATAGTTTTTGTTAACACTGccatgtattttaatatttcttcgccttttttacgaacacaaaattcaaggatcACACATTTGCCTTATATTATCTATACGAAAATTGCTGTACTCGTGAATATCAGCACCGGCTGTTATCGACGGCTTATTTTACACCAGTTAGTTTGTCTCGTGtgttattatgttttttgtcttttgtttcgttgctgtctggttgacaaatacatgaaatctcggtgccatcatcaaacatgttaatggcTATATATCGGGTAATTCAAATCCTTTTTTCTTAGCATAGAAACAACTCttcgttaatctgagcatggaagtAAAACTTTATATCACGAACTATAAATAAGGAtgcacaaaatgaaaaactaagcgaaattgtgaatcccgctttgcacgaaaaaatgtgttgtattgcagtaaataacacgtgttcttggttgattgtaaacacgtagaagtccatcatgcattgtgactcatttagtggattggtcaaaaacctaggtaaaaataaattgcgtcacatgtaaataaacaattacatgtgcgagaacataagtatgctaatttatgcatttccatatcaggtagtGGTCCTGACctgtgtaacagcacaacattaaacaaactgtaaaaatttGTTTCAAAGGGCTTGACACATCAGATCTGTAATAAGCACTAAAGCTGTCTAAAGCAGTTATCAGTAACCAAGACTTAGTATCAATCTAACAGTTATTCAAAGCTAATTCAAAGCTCAATAGTGTCTATCAAATAAATCATGTGTTCAcagtctttcatttttgtttctgaatactagaaaattgtttatatatttatatattctgtTGATTTATTTTAGAAACTGGAGGTGGTGGTGGGGCCAGTCATAAAGAAGTCATGAAACtaagaaaagaaaatcaacAAGTATCAGAAGAAAACAACCTACTCAAACTGAAAATTGATATATTGTTGGATATGGTAAGTCAAAGTTATTGCAACAAGTTGCTCATCATTTTGACTCTGGtagatatttgtctcattggctattaTTCAACATCATATTTTTGATAAGAAATGAAGAATGATTGTGGATCTACaggggaaaaagggggggggtccaGCATTGGAACTCCTCCTTATTTTGAtgaacaatgcatttgaattggtaaaataaaagttttgaacccaccccttttaaaaatggctggatccatcTCTGTATAATTCACAGAGCAAATAACTAATAAACCAAATGAAGAGGGATCTATCAATCTTTAAATTTCATCCATCAAAGTTTatcaacagattttttttggtacGTTTCTTTAATCTAATCTAATTGAAAATCACATTGAAGTGATAAGGTCACGTAATAGGTCACTCAAGCAAAAAACTTGGGACCGCATTTGATGGGTAGTTTGACCATGGTTTATAATCTTAATGCAGATGATCAAAAGGCAGCAACATAAGAAATGTTCAACCTCATAGTCATCTCTGTAAGTCAATAAACTGTACAATGGAATATTACAAAGAGCTGCGTTCAACCTTTGTAAgtgaataaatacataaattgatttttatacgaccgcaaattttgaaaaaaatttcgtcgtatattgctatcacgttggcgtcatcgtcgtcgtcgtcgtcgtccgaatacttttagttttcgcactctaactttagtaaaagtgaatagaaatctatgaaattttaacacaaggtttatgaccataaaagaaaggttggtattgattttgggagttttggtctcaacattttaggaattaggggccaaaaagggcccaaataagcattttcttggttttcgcactataactttagtttaagttaatagaaatctatgaaattttgacacaaggttggtgaccacaaaagaaaggttgggattgatttagggagttttggtttcaacagtttcggaattaggggccaaaaaagggcccaaataagcattattctgggttttcgcacaataactttagtttaagtaaatagaaatcaatgaaatttaaacataatgtttatgaccacaaaaggaagattggtattgagtttgggagtttaggtcccaacagtttaggaattagggtccaaaaagggacccaaataagcatttttcttggttttcgcaccataacgttagtataagtaaatagaaatctatgaaatttaaacacaaggttaatgaccataaaaggaaagttggtattgattttgggagttttggttcaacagtttaggaaaaaggggcccaaagggtccaaaattaaactttgtttgatttcatcaaaattgaataattggggttctttgatatgccgaatctaactggtgtatgtagattcttaacttttggtcccgttttcaaattggtctacattaaggtccaaagggtccaaaattaaacttagtttgattttaacaaaaattgaatccttggggttctttgatatgctgaatctaaaaatgaacttagattttttattattggcccagttttcaagttggcccaaatcggggtccaaaattaaacttttttgatttcatcaaaaattgaataaatggggttctttgatatgccaaatctaactgtgtatgtagattcttcatttttggtcccgttttcaaattggcctacatttaggtccaaagagtccaaaattaaactaagtttgattttaacaaaaattaaattcttgggcctctttgatatgctgaatctaaacatgtacttagatttttgattatgggcccagttttcaagttggtccaaatcaggatctaaaattattatattaagtattgtggaatagcaagtcttttcaattgcacagtattgtgcaatggcaagaaatatctaatttcacaatattgtgaaatagcaattttttttttaattagagttatctttctttgtccaaaatagtaagcaagaaatatcttattgcaagatttttttttaattggagttatctttctttgtccagaatcaacttaaatctttgttatatacaatatacaatgtatattcactttttactaccaactgataaatttaaataatctttaccattcagtgataacaagcatttttttacatcttaatattttatgatgtatttaaatgagtagttattgttgcaaactccattagaatattttaattgagattagttttggaataagggaaagggggatgtgattaaaaaattgggctcaatttttctcatttgaaatttcataaataaaaagaaaatttcttcaaacatttttttgagatgattaatattgaacagcatagtgaattgctctaagagaaaacaaaaattttaagttcattagaacattcattctgtgtcagaaacctatgctgtgtcaactatttaatcacaatccaaatttagagctgaatccagcttgaatgttgtgtccatacttgccccaacctttcagggttcaacctctgcggtcgtataaagctacgccctgcgaagcatctggttgtTTTTGATATCTAAATGATCCTTTAATGGGAAGATTCTAacatctgtttattttgttttcagctGGCAGAAGCTTCAGCAGTGTCACATTATCATGAAACTGAACTTAAACAAATGAGAGCACAGGTTGGAAAGAAACGGTGATGAAAATGTGATATTTATAGAAGACATTTTTGGCAGAGAAATACACACTTCTAGCATTGTAGGACCATTAATTGAATAGTTTGACGAAGAAACATTTTGTTATTACATAGAGCATTATGATATGGCAAATCTCAAGTATATGATTTCCTTAACTTCAATTTTTAGGTTTTCCctttaaatatatcttaaatcCACTACTCAAGGCTCATAAATTAATCTTTTACACATTTAAATTACCATAGTCAATTACAGTAAAAGTTTACACagtattatttcatattaagaaATTGAAGTCATGCTTGAATTTTGAATCTCAGTCGCTTAAAATTAACTTACACCCTTTAAagttactataaaaaaaaatatgtttttgtagtaaggaacatacatacattttatttcctACTTCATTTTGTGCTAGtttctttgaacatttgaagtgcatttgtatatatataatgaaataacaaGTAAGTCCGTCCATCACCATATGGTTATCCCAATTgcaatttttcttttcatttttaagaagatgtacatattgtttattttataactgtgatattttattatg
The genomic region above belongs to Mytilus trossulus isolate FHL-02 chromosome 7, PNRI_Mtr1.1.1.hap1, whole genome shotgun sequence and contains:
- the LOC134725550 gene encoding protein chibby homolog 1-like isoform X2, with protein sequence MPLNLFGNKFSPKKTPPRRAQSLSNINLDADQAREEFGPNIGPVKLRLGGNEVNFENGMWIQETGGGGGASHKEVMKLRKENQQVSEENNLLKLKIDILLDMLAEASAVSHYHETELKQMRAQVGKKR
- the LOC134725550 gene encoding protein chibby homolog 1-like isoform X1; amino-acid sequence: MNFFKMPLNLFGNKFSPKKTPPRRAQSLSNINLDADQAREEFGPNIGPVKLRLGGNEVNFENGMWIQETGGGGGASHKEVMKLRKENQQVSEENNLLKLKIDILLDMLAEASAVSHYHETELKQMRAQVGKKR